The following coding sequences lie in one Gemmatimonadota bacterium genomic window:
- a CDS encoding HAD hydrolase-like protein — MNQMAAWQSPIGTIMQVLPKIGSVLRNLRPTWHLRSLDLLDADFVANHRIKALIWDVDGTITKFHDTTVADDARAFRTLTTIPGLQHAILSNAGEDRFRELGTIFPEIPVMKGYWWKDAVALREILHGEDSWSAEQVVERTAAGAMPLRKPHGGLVRAVTHHLGLALPDVVMIGDQYFTDIAGANLAGVRSLKLPAIGPETLPQSIRMGQVVERLVYRLLHGAPVWDRPRAGPTAR; from the coding sequence ATGAACCAGATGGCAGCGTGGCAATCGCCGATCGGCACCATCATGCAGGTGTTGCCGAAGATCGGGTCGGTGCTCCGAAACCTCCGGCCGACCTGGCACCTGCGCTCCCTCGACCTGCTCGACGCCGACTTCGTGGCGAACCACCGGATCAAGGCGCTCATCTGGGATGTCGATGGCACCATCACCAAGTTCCATGACACGACGGTGGCCGACGACGCCCGCGCCTTTCGCACGCTGACAACGATCCCCGGACTGCAGCATGCCATCCTCTCCAATGCCGGCGAGGATCGCTTTCGCGAACTGGGGACGATCTTCCCGGAGATCCCCGTCATGAAGGGATACTGGTGGAAGGATGCGGTGGCGCTGCGGGAGATCCTGCACGGCGAGGACTCCTGGTCGGCCGAGCAGGTGGTCGAGCGCACCGCGGCGGGTGCGATGCCGCTACGGAAGCCCCACGGGGGTCTGGTGCGTGCCGTGACACACCACCTTGGTCTCGCACTACCGGACGTGGTGATGATCGGCGACCAATACTTCACCGACATTGCCGGCGCCAATCTCGCGGGCGTCCGCAGCCTCAAGCTCCCGGCGATCGGCCCGGAGACGTTGCCGCAGAGCATCCGGATGGGCCAGGTGGTGGAACGGCTGGTCTACCGGCTGCTGCATGGTGCCCCGGTGTGGGATCGCCCACGGGCCGGACCCACCGCTCGGTAG